From Elaeis guineensis isolate ETL-2024a chromosome 16, EG11, whole genome shotgun sequence, a single genomic window includes:
- the LOC105059301 gene encoding 60 kDa jasmonate-induced protein-like: MAEFEEKFNVEDEGHRGYAQLIQRLRNTLRASYSHNRPVLPPQHIPPNRWFDIVLRTGSHAIRLRIRRDNLYLDGYRNENSEQWLEFGSNPSPHLIAGSTFLGFDGDYDDLQRAARHRMERINLGQQQLITAVNLLATPTSGQERARSLIIVIQMICESIRFERISHHLATRFRESSPPPDWMLALEHGWQDLSSALLRADADPEGRFRLPQPNAMGIRTAEQAAAVLGILLALCTRRVRIPYMAATVDDGQCPLGRPLVEVFAVRVNDIDKEDPGELYGTIEVTDGLGSQYLYTRTRSKGHYESIHPGQNASLTGPARAISAYGSFTIDVALMDRDADPSPDDEVSHGKISWNVFHTTNVYDKLLFHDVDGKYGSVTVSYAVLSDAAQATVEVTLINGDGEDPADVYGRLFARNGVGESVLFWRKSDEDIEVSPGKHIPLSRSVVAVPLESSLIVRADLYDRDRDASPDDEIAKGTAEFPAQLSGTSQKHISGQYGEIRVKVTWTT; encoded by the coding sequence GAAGGGCATAGGGGTTACGCGCAATTGATTCAGCGCTTGCGCAATACATTACGGGCGAGTTATTCACACAATCGTCCCGTGCTTCCCCCTCAGCACATTCCACCTAACAGATGGTTCGACATCGTGCTGCGAACCGGATCTCACGCGATCAGGCTCAGGATCCGGCGGGACAACCTCTACTTGGATGGCTATCGAAACGAGAATTCTGAGCAGTGGTTAGAGTTCGGGAGTAATCCTTCTCCGCATCTAATTGCCGGATCCACCTTCCTGGGCTTCGATGGTGACTACGATGACCTGCAACGTGCTGCGCGACACAGAATGGAGCGCATAAACCTTGGCCAGCAGCAACTCATCACTGCCGTAAACCTGCTCGCTACCCCCACAAGTGGCCAGGAGAGGGCGCGGTCACTGATCATCGtgatccagatgatatgcgaatCGATTAGATTCGAGCGTATCTCTCACCATTTGGCTACCAGATTCCGCGAAAGTTCGCCGCCCCCTGACTGGATGCTGGCACTAGAGCACGGCTGGCAAGACCTCTCCTCCGCATTGCTGCGCGCCGATGCCGATCCCGAGGGTCGCTTCCGACTTCCGCAACCCAATGCTATGGGAATACGGACCGCCGAGCAGGCGGCTGCCGTGCTCGGCATCTTATTGGCATTATGCACCAGACGCGTAAGGATTCCGTACATGGCCGCCACCGTCGACGATGGACAGTGTCCTCTCGGGCGACCACTGGTGGAGGTGTTCGCGGTGCGCGTCAACGACATCGACAAAGAGGACCCGGGCGAGCTCTACGGCACGATCGAAGTCACCGACGGGCTGGGTTCCCAATACCTCTACACACGGACAAGGTCAAAGGGCCATTACGAGTCCATCCACCCGGGCCAGAATGCTTCGCTCACTGGCCCAGCTCGAGCCATCTCGGCCTATGGGAGCTTCACCATCGATGTGGCTCTCATGGATAGGGACGCTGATCCGTCTCCGGACGATGAGGTCAGCCACGGGAAGATCTCGTGGAACGTTTTCCACACCACCAACGTGTACGACAAGCTCTTATTCCACGATGTTGATGGCAAGTACGGCTCGGTGACGGTGAGCTACGCAGTGTTAAGTGATGCGGCGCAGGCCACTGTCGAGGTTACGCTCATAAACGGAGATGGAGAAGACCCCGCCGATGTCTATGGACGGCTTTTCGCTCGCAATGGCGTGGGTGAAAGTGTGCTCTTCTGGAGGAAGTCGGATGAGGATATAGAGGTAAGTCCTGGGAAGCACATCCCATTGTCGAGATCCGTAGTAGCCGTGCCACTCGAGTCCTCCCTCATAGTTAGAGCGGATCTGTATGATCGCGACAGGGATGCTTCTCCCGACGATGAGATTGCCAAGGGCACTGCGGAATTCCCTGCTCAACTCTCCGGTACATCGCAGAAGCATATTTCTGGCCAGTACGGTGAGATCCGTGTGAAGGTCACTTGGACTACTTGA